In the genome of Plectropomus leopardus isolate mb chromosome 19, YSFRI_Pleo_2.0, whole genome shotgun sequence, the window CAGTGGGACGGCCTTTCAAGTCAGGGTTTCAAATCGGAAACTCAAACAGGATACATGTAGATCGAGTCCTTCAAGTTCAAATCTCAGCAATATGGCGGCACATAAGGTGAATGCGGAATTACCTGCTAGTCAGTTTTTTACGTTTGAGTTGTTTGTCTTGTGAAACGTGCTATAAGAACTTTGTGGTGGCATTTTAAATAAGATCATTTGTATTTGACAGAGCATGTACCTTCTCTGTTAGCTACCCACATCACCAAATGTCCAAATCGGAATCGAAAGTCAGAAAAACCGACACGGAAATATCAACTTCCAATTTGCAATTTAACGCAGCATTAAAtgactaaccctaaccctaaccctactgCCTAGAGAGATAACATGTATCAGATgggggtggggttttttttttttttttttttttaattgatcattTTCCAAACGATAGGGTACATTGTACAAGAATAGAATTCCTTTTAACACATTGAAAAATCATCGTTATAGTAACATTtattaaaccattttaaataaaagaaaaaagaaaaaacaaacaacatattaaaaaaaacagtattacaaaaaatatgaaattttacGAGGGAGATTTTAACCAAGACATATACaccttatttgttttaattagatatataattttcttattatttgagaactttttatagcttttttgattgtttttattttagaaacacAGTCAAAGAGATATTGTGATTCATTATGAAACAAATGGATATTGGAAGTAATCTGACGCACTTTAgctttgtgaatgtgatatttgcCAGTAACACAGACACGTTTGAGAataccatgtttttgtgtctctttgtagggattttgtgtctttgtatgttACTTTACGTTATGTTTTTGGTATGTCCCTTCATCTATCAGTCTGTCTCATTCATGTGAATGTGGTATcgcaagaacaccttgagggaaattcctcaaatttggcacagacatccacttggactcaagagtgaactgattagaatttggtggtcaaagatcaaagtCATGCCAACCTTGCAttcttctcattcttgtgaacattgACACAAACCTTCACTTGGACTCATGTATGAAGTGATTAGAAGCTGGTGATCGAAGGTCACAGGTCAAAGTCACCGTGAactcataaaatatgttttggaccataactcaagagttctaattgtgacaaaattttacacaaatgtcaaataggttcaaatgatgaagtgaaatgtcactttttttttgggccTGTGCTTTGttggcctgttcagtaatccatacATATACTTAAGTATTTGGGGACAGTACTGTCACATTTACTAGGTAAATGTCCTTGAGTATCAAATGTTAAAGTACTCAATCTGATATAATATCATTTGTAGATGTGTGCAGAGAGTAGAGTTCACAAAGGCTCTAAATCATATGTAGTAAAGTCTATGGTGCAGCGCTCTCTTATCTAAATTATATATGCTACTGGCATTCTGTTAGTaaagaaatgatgatgatgaatatcTGATCAGAGGTCAGCGTTGTCTTGTTTTGAACCTTATCATTTCTTGTACTAAGGTCAGCGTGAGGACTCTTTCGAGGAGTGGATTCACCGAGCTCACTCCACCTGACAGTATGGGGAGAGTTTGTTTGGGCGGGGATTGTATGGATGAATATGCTTCACCTTTGATGTTTAATGACCCATGATGCAACTCCAGGTGAGCGTGCCAGCAGCTGGAGATCTTATAAATAACCACAGCATCTTCAGTGTCTTTGTCACTGGGTCGAGTGGAGGTGCTGGAGCTGCAGAGTGAGAATCCTCTTGGAAATCAAAACAAGCAGCGATGGGGGTTGAGAACATGGAGATGGAAGACACGGACTCGACTTTGATGGAGAAGGGGACAAAGAAGGTGCCGGTGCCCAGACCTCCCAACAAGTACGAGACTCTGTTCCAGCCCTGCCTGGCGGAGATCGTGGGGACCATGTTCTTCGTCTTCATCGGCTGCGTGTCCGTCATCGAGAACGTGCCGGCGGCTGGACGTTTGCAGCCGGCCCTGGTGCACGGTCTGGCTGTGGCGGTGCTGGTGGCGGTCATGGATAATATCAGGTACAGTAGATAATGaagcatgaagcaaaaaaaaaaggaaaaccatTTGACCAGTGATGTGAACTTTTCACTGCTACTTCTCTTCATCCAGCGGCTCCCACTTCAACCCTCCCTTCACCATAGCCATCTATCTGTGTGGCGGCATGGAGCTGATGATGGTGGCACCGTACCTGGTCAGCCAGCTGATTGGAGGAGTGCTCGGAGCTGGGATGGCCAAGGTGACCTCAAAGCACAATATTCTAAAAGGACGGACTCTGTTTGCGCGTACTTAAACATGTCAAATCTTTAATTTCATAGATGATGACACCTGCAGACCGCTACTTGAACGCCACAGGAGCGGCGTTTGACATCCTGAAGGAAGAGAGCCAGCTGTCCAGAGCAATTTTTGGGGAGGTGGCCATGACCTGCCTGATCACCATGGTGGTACTGCTGGTGGCGGTCAACGGCAAGACGAAAACCCCACTGGCTCCATTCCTTGTGGGCTGCACTGTCATCATTAACGTCCTGGCAGGGTGAGATAAAAGGGCTATGACCTGTCATGTGTTTATGGTATCTACACCGACCCGGTTAAATATTTACACTGAGTATGGTCTGAGTGTCACAGTTGCCACTTTTACTTGCATGATCCTTTATCTAACTGGataaagaatttcaaaataaatttcccTGAGAGGaaatggtgacaaaaaaatcttaataataatatagaaaaGGCAAACTATTGAAGGTTCTTTACTTTTCAGTAAGCacacttcagtgtttttatttgggggGTGGATAAGTGCACATGTTCGAAATATTGAGGGGGATGCATCCTCCCTGAAATTTAAAGTTATGGGGACAACAGCCAAAAACTTACAGGACTTTCAAATTGTtaagcaaaacaataaataatgttttttattcattttaattttttgtggtTATGGTAGGTTAGGGTGGCTTGTGTGCAccttaattaatttattttttttataaataattgttttggtcctttttatttttatatattatatatatatatataattgctTTGTATCTGCACTCCACTCCTCTAACTTTGTGTTGTAACTGCTGCACAGCAATTTCCCTATCTCACTCAGgataaatatattcataattcatatttatttattatttatattatttatataattcaatataaaacttttttcaaattttcaaattattttgaaatcagtTAGCCAACACTTTAATCTCCACTGGGAGTAAAAGTGAATAATTAGCTTTGAAAGGCAGGTCGATGTAGCAATATTAATTCAGTTCCTGCTGTTCTTAtccatattatttattttatatacatatttctgACCAACAGAGACAATGAAATTCCAACTCTGGCTGTTTATACAAGATGAAAATAATCTCTGAATATTTTTACGATGATGATTTAACCTGATAtcacatgtcacatttttaatttgagtttttttttattttttatcgttttaataatcaataatcttTCTTGGGTGCAGCGGTGACATATCGGGCACGTGTCTGAACCCCGCCAGAGCTTTTGGCCCAGCTGTGATGACCAACTACTACTGGATCTACCACTGGGTTTACTGGGTGGGACCCATCGGGGGAGGCCTGGTGGCCGCTGCGCTGCTCAGGTTTGATATGATcgaaataattaattaattaaatataatgtCCCGAGTAATAAAGATTTACAgttcctcctctcttctgttTCAGGCTCATTCTGGGTGATAACAAGTTACGAGTCGTCATGAAGTCATAACAGCTTCTCGTGTGAGTTTATTACCGATAATAAACCTGTAAACATTGTTCTGTGTCTGACAGTATCATCAGATCCTTTCGGCTAGTGCCACTTTGtactttctttccttttcagACAAACTGtggatttttgaaataaaacaaaaaaatgcagattatcTCCTCATTTGTTCATAAATGCctgcatacatttttattatttgtgcatgtgtgaagtGAAAACATTTCGGGAGGAGGCATTAAAATACAGCAGGATCAGTTGGGATGGtatgcaatttatttattttttgttaatattttaaccATGAGTTACATGGTCTCGTGCGGCAGACCGCATTCCACACTGAGTGCAGTTTAGCGGTATCTCTCGGAGAGAGCCAAGGCCAGGCAGTTCAGGAACTTATCGTAGGAGACGTGGGCCTCCGGGGTGAACTCAGTTGGGAACAGGGTGGCGGTCTCCACGAGAATGCAGTGGGAGATGATCTGCAGGTGACAGAGGAAAGCAAATACATTTAACATGGaaaaacttcattttaacaGAACAAGAAAAGAGTTTCCACTTTCCTTTCATGGAGCTTAAAATCGGAATGTTAGTGTGGCGTCAGTGAAGCTGCTACAAGTGCAACTTAAAAATTGGTGAATCAACAAACATGCCTCATTCTTTTACCACATagcagaaattatttttatttttattttatttttgcacagcACAGATGCGTAATCAACGCGTAAGGTTCTACGCGTGCGTAACAGTGCGCACAAGCCACCCTAACCCTCCGagtgcaattttaaaaagtggtaaATCATCTTGGAAGCAAACATAGTTTTGCACGGCAAAGATGAAAAATTTACGCGTATATTAAGCTCTACTTGTGCGTAACAGTGCACACGCCACCATAATCTCAGCACGCATTTATATCCTGAATTCGTCATGTATGATGTTATTAAAGCGTGTCTCACCTTGAAGTTGGCCGGATCCACTCTCAGTGTGAAGGCGTGCTTCTCGCTGAGCTCCAGCATACCAGTAACCATGTCGTCGATGCTGGCCACAGCCATACCGATTCCACCCATCACCTTCTTTCCATGGGCCTTCACTGAAGCAGAGCCGGGAGACAGGTCAGGCCAGTGGGAGAAGTAGGTCTTGGTTTGCGGGTAGACCACAAGCATCCTGTGCAGGTGGAAGGGCGAGAACATGTGCAATGTCAATCTCGTTCGAGTCTTACCTGGAGCATCTCTTTCGTTAATATACAATATCGCACCATGAGCACTACACCTATT includes:
- the aqp8a.2 gene encoding aquaporin-8a.2; amino-acid sequence: MGVENMEMEDTDSTLMEKGTKKVPVPRPPNKYETLFQPCLAEIVGTMFFVFIGCVSVIENVPAAGRLQPALVHGLAVAVLVAVMDNISGSHFNPPFTIAIYLCGGMELMMVAPYLVSQLIGGVLGAGMAKMMTPADRYLNATGAAFDILKEESQLSRAIFGEVAMTCLITMVVLLVAVNGKTKTPLAPFLVGCTVIINVLAGGDISGTCLNPARAFGPAVMTNYYWIYHWVYWVGPIGGGLVAAALLRLILGDNKLRVVMKS
- the hbae5 gene encoding hemoglobin, alpha embryonic 5 codes for the protein MSLTNKDKAAVKALWAKISKSADLIGANALGRMLVVYPQTKTYFSHWPDLSPGSASVKAHGKKVMGGIGMAVASIDDMVTGMLELSEKHAFTLRVDPANFKIISHCILVETATLFPTEFTPEAHVSYDKFLNCLALALSERYR